A single genomic interval of Helianthus annuus cultivar XRQ/B chromosome 13, HanXRQr2.0-SUNRISE, whole genome shotgun sequence harbors:
- the LOC110897996 gene encoding uncharacterized protein LOC110897996, translating to MMFHSGCTSDGSLNNSKFNDPMPWIGIYVAAASLICGIAMTIDALHAFRYKKFWFPCKFFSLNATTLTVIAVAIKFSVDLNAAMPRRQDQLAKVSSSAFICMVMGNLLPSLGTMEDTELMMNIIALGILVVTAIVNICIQMGTGVIFEFWIEHVLIMVLMVVLLGILCCLSLAIPTKKYFLDMTYEKKLRKANLVCFTRRNVSAADRLQQDLGKYWMMAYTSSPQFVIGRSDPGSASGAFCLVNLLILAESIVRTRVTPWSFRFCSGDSDYKWSTTMVLLCQTAAVVVGTVSPASRWFMTINFRCPTKASRASGREFAVERHWIKRMRFWQVQPLYLRISNRRGRRLIQCAKFRVFSWLIGMQKGLVFSCKLIRYVSILFVSGFLRLRRFLIGDNGVDSDAANRNGDVNMDLSRYVIYLEGEEVLVDLMMENNCDATAHWIKIGEKRQPRNLIHLLEQSNCFSSFNGVHDFDSDKVPSLCSGEPPNCWALPIVTLTSIAVAIPNIDKQLKEQLIRSVDEGLKYVKEIENYLEKVKELKHVMKAAEVVWSGVELCNKWLDVDLSKLAHDQKHKTGTGIIKLLAEISKEKFMEFANEDTYLNECLMESPSRWPMWVLAANSMYRICETLLLRNQNETSERLFEKISHMICDILLAALSNLQHVISKKCHESRIEEREKSIRSAILLFGKTKKILEVIDKKRPQHSDHGKLIHIDEWHLVSKKMDPFSSMSSSTDEETAVSSPSDLCLSVE from the coding sequence ATGATGTTCCACAGTGGCTGCACATCTGATGGTTCCTTAAACAACTCAAAATTCAATGATCCTATGCCATGGATAGGCATCTATGTAGCAGCAGCATCATTGATCTGTGGCATAGCCATGACCATAGATGCACTCCATGCTTTCAGATACAAAAAGTTTTGGTTCCCTTGCAAATTCTTCAGCCTCAATGCCACAACTCTAACTGTCATAGCAGTTGCAATCAAGTTTTCCGTCGATCTGAACGCCGCCATGCCCCGCCGCCAAGACCAGCTGGCAAAAGTCAGCAGCTCAGCCTTCATATGCATGGTTATGGGGAACTTGTTGCCTTCTTTAGGTACAATGGAAGATACTGAACTTATGATGAATATTATTGCTTTGGGTATTCTTGTTGTCACTGCAATTGTTAATATTTGTATTCAGATGGGTACTGGTGTCATCTTTGAGTTTTGGATTGAACATGTTTTGATTATGGTTTTGATGGTTGTTTTGTTGGGAATCTTGTGTTGTTTGTCTTTGGCTATTCCTACCAAGAAGTATTTTTTGGATATGACATATGAGAAGAAGTTGAGAAAAGCAAATTTAGTGTGTTTTACTAGAAGGAATGTGTCGGCTGCTGATAGGTTACAGCAGGATTTAGGGAAGTATTGGATGATGGCGTATACGTCGAGCCCGCAGTTTGTGATCGGGCGGTCTGATCCCGGTTCGGCTTCAGGGGCTTTTTGTCTTGTAAACTTGTTGATCTTGGCCGAATCTATAGTCAGGACCCGGGTTACGCCTTGGTCTTTCAGGTTTTGCTCAGGTGATTCGGATTATAAATGGTCAACCACTATGGTTCTCTTGTGCCAAACGGCTGCAGTGGTGGTGGGGACGGTTTCACCGGCTTCTAGATGGTTTATGACTATAAATTTCAGGTGTCCAACCAAGGCCTCGCGGGCCAGCGGGCGAGAGTTTGCTGTTGAAAGGCATTGGATCAAACGGATGCGTTTCTGGCAGGTGCAGCCTTTATATTTAAGAATCTCTAACCGGCGGGGGAGAAGATTAATTCAGTGTGCAAAGTTTCGTGTTTTTAGTTGGTTGATTGGGATGCAAAAAGGATTAGTATTTTCTTGTAAGTTGATCAGATATGTTTCGATTTTGTTTGTGAGCGGGTTCTTGAGGTTGAGAAGGTTTTTAATAGGCGATAATGGCGTGGATAGTGATGCAGCAAATAGGAATGGGGACGTGAATATGGATCTGAGCCGTTATGTGATTTATCTTGAGGGGGAAGAAGTGTTGGTGGATTTAATGATGGAAAACAATTGTGATGCTACAGCTCACTGGATAAAAATTGGGGAGAAACGGCAGCCGAGAAATCTGATACATCTTTTAGAGCAGTCGAATTGTTTTAGTTCCTTCAATGGAGTACATGATTTTGATAGTGATAAAGTACCATCTTTATGTTCTGGAGAACCACCAAACTGTTGGGCTCTGCCTATTGTGACGTTAACAAGCATAGCGGTTGCAATTCCGAATATAGACAAACAGTTAAAAGAGCAACTGATACGCAGTGTGGACGAAGGTCTCAAGTATGTAAAAGAGATAGAAAACTACTTGGAGAAAGTGAAAGAATTAAAACATGTGATGAAAGCAGCGGAAGTAGTTTGGTCAGGCGTCGAACTTTGTAACAAATGGTTAGATGTTGATCTTTCAAAGCTAGCACATGATCAAAAACACAAGACAGGAACTGGAATCATCAAATTGCTTGCTGAAATCTCAAAGGAAAAGTTCATGGAATTTGCGAACGAGGATACGTATTTGAACGAATGCTTAATGGAATCGCCATCGCGATGGCCCATGTGGGTATTGGCAGCAAACTCTATGTACAGAATATGCGAAACACTGTTGTTAAGAAACCAGAATGAAACCAGTGAGAGGCTATTTGAGAAGATATCTCACATGATTTGTGACATATTATTAGCAGCTTTGAGTAACCTACAGCATGTTATTTCAAAAAAATGTCATGAAAGTAGGATTGAGGAGCGGGAGAAGAGTATCCGGAGCGCGATTCTCCTTTTTGggaaaaccaaaaagattttagaagTTATTGACAAGAAAAGACCTCAACATTCGGATCATGGGAAACTGATACATATCGACGAGTGGCATCTAGTTAGCAAGAAGATGGATCCATTCAGCTCTATGTCTTCTTCGACAGACGAGGAAACAGCTGTGTCTAGTCCTTCTGATTTGTGTTTATCAGTTGAGTAA